One window of Alosa sapidissima isolate fAloSap1 chromosome 21, fAloSap1.pri, whole genome shotgun sequence genomic DNA carries:
- the si:ch211-232m10.6 gene encoding germ cell-specific gene 1-like protein, with amino-acid sequence MLEHMSRRSRSLLSLSLTSLALALSVLAFSTSYWCTGTHKVVKPPCLSPVKMKNCGQNNSQPYTTESPTVDPRKPVSNITLTSSQKEEQARIRARKMANAVHYIWETGEDKYMLRYFHTGFWLSCEKHNEGEVCRSFIELTPGETQGVLWLSMISEFAYIGLLAMGFLMMWVEVCCLCLSKEMYALKINAFAAMCTVLSGLMGMVAHMMYTTVFQMTVSMGPKDWRPQEWDYGWSFAMAWLSFSCCMAAAVFTLNSYTKTLIEIRHRQRIQLEEARAASHAPSYDEVITETDGGGGSMYSVNRLLRQAQQSTLMENIWPPHAALVMGPGGHMARGGMVLVGGCGTEGCEDCVREMDEMEDAQEEDCSVSQLEAGDSWK; translated from the exons ATGTTGGAGCACATGTCTCGCCGGTCTCGCTCACTCCTGTCCCTCTCGCTGACCTCTCTGGCCCTGGCGTTGTCGGTGTTGGCCTTCTCTACCTCCTACTGGTGCACAGGGACGCACAAGGTGGTCAAGCCTCCGTGCCTGTCTCCCGTCAAGATGAAGAACTGTGGACAGAACAACAGCCAACCCTACACCACTG AAAGTCCTACAGTTGACCCACGCAAGCCTGTCTCCAACATCACGCTAACCTCAAGCCAGAAGGAGGAGCAGGCGCGAATACGGGCCAGGAAGATGGCCAACGCCGTGCACTACATCTGGGAGACGGGCGAGGACAAGTACATGCTGCGCTATTTCCACACCGGCTTCTGGCTCTCCTGCGAGAAACACAATGAAG GGGAGGTCTGTCGGAGTTTCATTGAGCTGACACCAGGAGAGACACAAG GTGTGCTGTGGCTTTCTATGATCTCTGAGTTTGCGTACATCGGACTGCTGGCCATGGGCTTCCTAATGATGTGGGTGGAGGTCTGCTGTCTCTGTCTCAGTAAGGAGATGTATGCCCTGAAGATCAACGcctttgcagccatgtgcaccgTCCTGTCAG GTTTGATGGGTATGGTGGCCCATATGATGTACACCACAGTGTTCCAGATGACCGTGAGCATGGGGCCTAAAGACTGGCGGCCACAGGAGTGGGACTACGGCTGGTCTTTTGC cATGGCCTGGCTGTCTTTCAGCTGTTGCATGGCCGCGGCTGTCTTCACACTCAACTCCTACACCAAGACTTTGATCGAGATCCGGCACCGGCAGCGCATCCAATTGGAGGAGGCCCGCGCCGCAAGCCACGCCCCCTCCTACGATGAGGTCATTACAGAAACTGACGGTGGCGGCGGCAGCATGTACTCCGTCAACCGCCTGCTGCGTCAGGCCCAGCAGAGCACGCTGATGGAGAACATTTGGCCCCCCCACGCCGCGCTAGTGATGGGCCCGGGGGGGCACATGGCCCGTGGGGGGATGGTGCTGGTCGGGGGGTGCGGGACGGAGGGATGCGAGGACTGCGTGAGGGAGATGGACGAGATGGAGGAcgcacaggaggagga CTGTTCTGTGTCACAGTTGGAAGCAGGTGACAGTTGGAAGTAG
- the rcvrn3 gene encoding recoverin 3, whose protein sequence is MGNAKSGAVSKELLLDLKLTTKFSEAEITQWYENFQKQCPSGRITPAEFEAIYSRFFPESDAKSYSQHVFRSFDTNDDGTLDFREYIVALHMTSSGKMTLKLEWAFSLFDVDKNGFLTKSEVCEICQAIFKLIPKDKVADLPNDENTAEKRAAKLWGFFKKDEKDRVAEGDFIDGVMANADAMRLIQYEPNK, encoded by the exons ATGGGTAATGCAAAGAGCGGAGCTGTGTCCAAGGAGCTTCTGCTGGACCTGAAGCTTACCACCAAGTTCAGTGAGGCCGAGATCACACAGTGGTACGAAAACTTCCAGAAGCAGTGTCCGAGCGGACGCATCACACCGGCCGAGTTTGAGGCCATTTACTCTCGATTCTTCCCGGAGAGCGACGCCAAGAGCTACTCCCAGCATGTCTTCCGCTCCTTCGATACCAATGACGACGGCACACTGGACTTCAGAGAGTACATCGTGGCCCTACACATGACCTCGTCTGGCAAGATGACGCTGAAATTGGAGTGGGCCTTCTCACTGTTTGACGTGGACAAGAATGGATTTCTCACTAAGTCAGAAGTCTGTGAGATATGCCAG GCAATCTTCAAGCTGATTCCCAAAGACAAAGTCGCAGATCTCCCAAATGATGAAAACACTGCAGAAAAGAGGGCAGCCAAACTCTGGGGATTCTTTAAAAAGGATGAAAAGG ACAGAGTTGCTGAGGGAGACTTTATCGATGGCGTAATGGCGAATGCTGATGCGATGCGGCTTATTCAGTATGAACCTAATAAGTAA